The stretch of DNA GTCGTCTTTGCCAGTGCAAATTTATCATCACAAACCACATGATAGCTATGTACAAAATATAAATACTCAAGCTTTTTTAGTCCTAAATTTAATGGGCTATTTTGCTTAAATTCCAAAGCGTTCCAGCCAATGTGAGGTATTTTTAATGGCTTATCGAAATTAGCTTCATTAAATTTTACGACCTCACCAGGCAAAAGAGAAAGTCCCTCATGCTCGCCAAACTCAAAGCTTCGCTCAAATAAAAGCTGCATACCAAGGCAAATACCAATAAAAGCTTTGCCGCTTTTTACGGCTTCTTTTACGGCTTCGTCCATACCGTTATTTTTTAGCTTTGTCATCGCCTCACCAAAAGCTCCAACGCCTGGTAAAACAATGTGCGAATACTCCTTTAAATTTTCAGGCTTACTTACTAAGGCACATTTTTTGTCAAGAAAATCAAAAGCATTTATTACGCTTTTGATATTGCCCGCACCATAATCAATAATAGCAATCATCTGTTCTCTTGCCTTTTTACGCTAAAAAGATAAAAGCTAAGTGCCGCCATTAGCATCGCCACGCCGCCTATTAGATAGATAGCGTTTATGATATTTTCAGGTGCAGTAATAGCAAATTTAAAGACTAGCATAAGCGCTTCGATAGCAAGTGCGATGATAATTGAGCCGATAAATCTCACCATCGTCTTATAAATAACGCTATTTTCTTCGTAATTTTTACCTAAAACCTCTTCTTCAAATATCGTCTTAACAAGATCAAAAATGGCAAGAGCCAGCGTTAAAATGATAGTTGATTCAAAAATTTCTTCGACATTTATATGCTCGATACTTTTTGAGATAAAGCTCTTTACCCCGTGCCAAAATAAAAATGCACAAATCATAAAAAGTGATGCACAAAAGAGCGCATAAACTGTCTTCAAAAATCTACCAAAATGCTCCTCAACAAAGCCGCTATCGACCATATTTAGGATATTTTCTAGGCTTATATCGATACAAGCGATAAATTTAAGCTCATTTTTTTCATTATAGATAGGCACGCTTGCTGTGACGCACAAACCTCCATTTAGACTTGATGGATATGGATCGCTTAAAACGCACCTTTTCTCGCGCACGGCAGTGTAGTAGTATGCCTTGTTTGCGCGGTTTTCACCTTTTGGGATTTTATACTTTTCATTTAGGCTGATCGAGTCTTCGATCTGTATGCCATTTTCGTCCAAAATGTATAGTGCATCAAAATTTTCTATCTCGTGGCTGATCTTATCAAAGCCAGCTTTTATATTTTCTAAGCACACTCCAGGCAGTCTGTTTGGTAAATTTCTACTAAATAAATAGCAGATATACGCCCTTGCCTTGTATCTCGTGTCACTAAATCTCTTAATATCTTTTATAACCAAAACTAGCCTTTTAAATTTAATGCATGGTTAAACTCTGGTACGATCACCTTAAGAGCAGGTGCCACCTCGTCATCTTCAAGCTGCAAAAGCCCATTTATCTGTGAATTTAAAAGGGTCAGATCATAAGGCTGTGAGTGTGTCACAAAGATTGACTCATACTTAGTTTGAACGTCATCTTTGTTGATAAGCAGCTCCTCATAAAGCTTCTCGCCAGGTCTAAGCCCTACAAATTCGATACCTAAATGCTCTTTATTTGAAAGCAGAAGCATCTTTTTAGCAAGATCGACGATCTTAACTGGCTCGCCCATATCAAGCACGAAAAGCTCTCCACCTTTTGCGATAGAGGCTGCTTGAAGGACCAGCTGGCACGCTTCAGATGTAAGCATAAAGTATCTTGTGATCTCTGGGTGAGTGACGCTTAGTGGCTTATTTGCAGCGATTTGTGCTTTAAATTTAGGTATGACTGAGCCACTTGAGCCAAGGACATTACCAAAGCGCACGCAAACTATCTCGCAGACACCTGCTTCGTTTGAATTTAGCGCATAAAGCTCGCAAACACGCTTAGTTGTACCCATTATGTTTGTTGGGCGCACAGCCTTGTCTGAAGAGATCATGACAAATTTCTTAGCACCATATTTTTTAGAAAGATCGACTGCATTTTTTGTGCCAAGGATGTTGTTTTCAACTGCTGAGCGAGGATTTAGCTCGCAAAGTGGTACGTGTTTGTAGGCTGCAGCGTGGATGACAATCTCTGGTCTAAATTCTTCAAAAACCTCTTCAAAGTCTTTTAAATTTGTGATATTTACAAGCTTGCTAACAGTTCTTTTATCTCTTGTATCTTCGCCTATTTTATAAAGGTTAAACTCGCTATGCTCGACCATTATAAGCTCACTTACACCAAATTTTAAGCACTGCTTACAAATTTCACTTCCTATGCTGCCTCCAGCTCCAGTGACAAGCACTCTTTTATCTTTTAAAAAATTTGAAATAGCTTCTGGATTTAAGTCTTTTGGCTTTCTAGCTAGCAAGTCTTCGATCGAGATATCCTTGATCGGCTCATTTTCGATAAGAGAGAAGAGCTTCATATCTCTTATGCCATATCCAGTTAGCTCATCAACTAAGGCTTGAAGCTCGTCTTGATCTAGCGCAAGCGCGATGATAGCGGTCTTTGCGTCGTAGTCTTTTATAAGGCTTGGTATTTCTTTTTTATCTTGAACTAAAAATCCATCACAATAAGTACCAACAAGATCACTCCTGCCATCTACCACGCCAACTGCGTAATAGTCGAGATAGCCTTGTTTTAAGCCACGCAAAACGTGAAGTGCTTTTGATGTAGCACCGATTACCACGCATGGCTCTCCTTTGTGAGGTTTGTTTGAAAAGTCAAGCACCATGCGCTTTGAAATTCTCAAAAGTCCAATAAGTAGGCATGAAATTAGAAGATCAATGAAAATAACGCTTCTTGGGTATGGATTAAAGAAGTCTTGTATTATGAAAAATATGATCGTAAACAAAACCGCTGAGCAAACGTGAGCTAAGAAAATTTTGCGAGCTTCATTTAGCCCAAAAAATCTCCACGGCACCTTGTAAATTTTAAACATCCATAGAAAAAATAGCTTAAAAATAATCAAAAATCCAGCCGTTACAAAAAGGCCCTGAACGTAGATGTCTGGGATATTTGCGTTAAATCTCAAAAGATAAGCCGCATATATCGAAAACGCAAATATAAAAATATCGCCAGTAAGGAAAAATATAAGCCTTTTTAACTTTGTCGCATGAAACATTTAGGCGTTTTCCTTGACTAGTTTGATCACTCTTGCTTGCGTTTCCTCGCTCATATCGCTACCGCTTGGCAAGCAAATTCCTCTTGAAAATAGATCTTCGCTATATCCATCGACAAAGCTTAACGCACCATTAAATACAGGCTGTAAATGCATAGGCTTCC from Campylobacter concisus encodes:
- a CDS encoding PDC sensor domain-containing protein — translated: MVIKDIKRFSDTRYKARAYICYLFSRNLPNRLPGVCLENIKAGFDKISHEIENFDALYILDENGIQIEDSISLNEKYKIPKGENRANKAYYYTAVREKRCVLSDPYPSSLNGGLCVTASVPIYNEKNELKFIACIDISLENILNMVDSGFVEEHFGRFLKTVYALFCASLFMICAFLFWHGVKSFISKSIEHINVEEIFESTIILTLALAIFDLVKTIFEEEVLGKNYEENSVIYKTMVRFIGSIIIALAIEALMLVFKFAITAPENIINAIYLIGGVAMLMAALSFYLFSVKRQENR
- the pglF gene encoding UDP-N-acetylglucosamine 4,6-dehydratase (configuration-retaining), with the protein product MFHATKLKRLIFFLTGDIFIFAFSIYAAYLLRFNANIPDIYVQGLFVTAGFLIIFKLFFLWMFKIYKVPWRFFGLNEARKIFLAHVCSAVLFTIIFFIIQDFFNPYPRSVIFIDLLISCLLIGLLRISKRMVLDFSNKPHKGEPCVVIGATSKALHVLRGLKQGYLDYYAVGVVDGRSDLVGTYCDGFLVQDKKEIPSLIKDYDAKTAIIALALDQDELQALVDELTGYGIRDMKLFSLIENEPIKDISIEDLLARKPKDLNPEAISNFLKDKRVLVTGAGGSIGSEICKQCLKFGVSELIMVEHSEFNLYKIGEDTRDKRTVSKLVNITNLKDFEEVFEEFRPEIVIHAAAYKHVPLCELNPRSAVENNILGTKNAVDLSKKYGAKKFVMISSDKAVRPTNIMGTTKRVCELYALNSNEAGVCEIVCVRFGNVLGSSGSVIPKFKAQIAANKPLSVTHPEITRYFMLTSEACQLVLQAASIAKGGELFVLDMGEPVKIVDLAKKMLLLSNKEHLGIEFVGLRPGEKLYEELLINKDDVQTKYESIFVTHSQPYDLTLLNSQINGLLQLEDDEVAPALKVIVPEFNHALNLKG
- the hisH gene encoding imidazole glycerol phosphate synthase subunit HisH translates to MIAIIDYGAGNIKSVINAFDFLDKKCALVSKPENLKEYSHIVLPGVGAFGEAMTKLKNNGMDEAVKEAVKSGKAFIGICLGMQLLFERSFEFGEHEGLSLLPGEVVKFNEANFDKPLKIPHIGWNALEFKQNSPLNLGLKKLEYLYFVHSYHVVCDDKFALAKTTYGYEFTSAVWHENIFGFQPHPEKSHEAGLKILENFARL